In the Sorghum bicolor cultivar BTx623 chromosome 4, Sorghum_bicolor_NCBIv3, whole genome shotgun sequence genome, tttttgtttttttttttatcatTCAAGAGGGAAGGAGCGTCATATTTTTGTCGAGACAGAATGGTAAGGATAACATTACATTACCAGCATGCATCATGCTTCTGTACAGGGTTTCATACTTTCATTTCTCTTCACCCATACGATCTGGATTCTGGACCCAAATCATGTAGTGTCAAGAAATGGAAAATTCATCCAAAAACGAAACAAAACGGAACTGAGGAAACAGCCCCTTTCATCTGACACTAGCACAGAAAACTGAACCGGAGGTTCGATGTTCTTGCATTATGTAACCAGTATATATTACTTTTTCCGTCCTTTTCCTTTGCAACACAGACAATGAATGAAAGAATATAATGAATATGAACCTACAATACATCACTACTTACAAAATCAACTAAGATCAGTATGGATTTGGTTGGTGTGTGTCATAAGGCTCCTGCAAGGAAAATAGAAGATCGTTAGATAGATCATCTTCAACGAGCTGCATGCTGCAGATGTTCAAATTTACGCAAAAAGTCTAGTACCCCTTCCATTCCATCATGTTCAAATTTACGCAAAAAgcctagtactccctccattctccgaattgtaagtcattcataACAAGTTTGTTATGCATCTAGATATCCATTATGTCTAGATATAAAGTAAAAAAATAtgtatctaaaaaaataaacgacttctaatttggaatagaggaaGTACTTGCTAAATAAATTTGCGCAAAAAAGCATAGTACTTCCTAAATACTACCTCACCTCATTTTTAGCATGCATATTAAGATTTGAAAAAAAGGCCTTTATATGGCTTTTGTGATTAATTGCTACAAAATCAACATCATAATAAAAGATATCTGAAATATGAATCTATCCATATAACTAATACATTAAGCAAGCACATAAGTTACCTAATTGTTGGTCAAAACTGATGAGTTGGACTTTTTCAAATCCTAATACACCTATTACAAACAAAGTGAGGCAGTATTCGAATAGTACACCATTTTTTCTAAAAACAAAACTAGCATCACTTCAAATTGCCCTTAAtattccaattttttttgttaAATTTTTTTGACTTTTTTAGAGAAAGAACAGATCATTCACTTTCAAAGAATAAAGTTTCACActtgttttgttttaaaaaaaggACCACTGCTTTCAGAACTCCGCTGTCAATGATGGATAACCAATATCACACAAAATCCCAGGTAGAACTTCTGCGTGGTCTAGATTGCAAAAGAATTGGAACTGAAGTCTAAATTTAATCAAGCAAGGCAGTTAGAAACAAAAGGCGATGGGAATACATCATATTTCCATGATTACTTACCATTCATCCTTGTGCGACTTGTAGTTGTTTTTGTTCCTTGCTGCTGGGACAGATCAGTCAGTGACAGCGGAGTAAGCGGCGGGGAAGAAATATCACTGCCGTCCCTGCTATTTCTAGCCTCCAACAATCTGTCCACAGTGATGATTGGTATCCTCTGGCTATTTGAGGGTATGGAGTAGCTGCGAGTGAGGGTAGCAGGTGGTAGCGGAAGTGGTGAGGGGGTTTGTGATGCCATCGGCGACACACGGGCTGTTGCTGCAGGGATTTGAGTCTGACGCTTCGATACCAGAGGACCAGAGTAACCGACCAAACCAGAAGGCCTGAGGGACTCCACATTGGCTGGAGGCCTAGGCAGCTCATGCAGCTCACTGATCTTTGGTGATTTTGTTGGATGTGGCAACATGTTGGGGGAAACTTTTGGGGACAAAGATGACAGCTGCTGGGAGTGGCATTGCAAATTTCCTGGCATCACAAGATGTTGTGCCATGGGTGATCTATGATCGTTCAGAGAAGATGGCTTGCTTAACCCTGGTCTGCTTGGTATTGGACCAGACCAAGATTCCCTCTTCATCTTCTTGTAATCAGAAACCGACTGGGAGAACGTTGATATCCTCTCCGTACTTGATGGCATTTTCAAATGGCCACCTGGCCTAAAATCTTTCATCAGTGGAGATGAATGCCACGGATTCGCCGAGACACGAGGTTTACTTTCCAACTGCTGTGAATGATGTGAACGGTGAGCACCTACTGATCTGGGATCCTTGTCATCAACTGGCATTGGAAGTTTGTACGAATGTTTGGCTGAAGATGGCTTCATTTGCCAAAATATCTCAGCTGGATCCGGTAAATTGCCTGCCAGAATAGGTGCTGAGTGTGTATTAAACTCTGGCTTCACTCGTGGAGTCATAACATTTCGCTTGGTTTGTTTGACCTCTTCCTGTAGATGAGAAGGCAGAAATATGATTATTGATATTATAAGAAATATGCTGGTGTAGATAGAATAACTAGTTAAGCATTAAGAAATTCTAGTATTGTATGCACTAAGTGGAATCATACCTGCATGCTTTCTTTTACTGGCTGCGGGGAATTCGTCACATCTCTTTTATCTAACTGTGCATAAAAAGAAAGACAATGCAGATCCTTGGCATTAATTTCTCCACACAGATCAGGAAAAAATAATGCAATGGACCTACTTTTTATTTCTGATGAAGCAGAAAATCTAAATGATAAAATAGAAGCTAAATCAATAGGCTggagctcataaatcaattattGATTAAAATTGCATCATCACGCAGTCAGCAGTCTCTCTACCTCAGTGCTGGCCAATGAGGCCATATTAGTTCTGCTAATCAGCTCAGACAGCAAACTGTGAAACTGGAGGCttaggcactcccaatgcagaaaccatcatAGTTTCTATAAACATTAATTGTActgccacctaagcattttgctgatgtggcaaggtagttattgaagatAGAGAGCAACCAggttaagttagaaaccatgtctacacaaaaaCCAAGACATGATGTGATGTGATTGGTTGAGAacggagagagaatgaatatgattgggtcaaaaatattttatagaAATTATCCATTGGGACCATGGTCCCTATATGTAGTGTTTATgaaaattaataggtatagaaactatatgtagtttctagcattgggagtgccctaagcAAGCGACCTCATATGCTACAAATTAATGCTTATTAATTACAGGGTATTTATGCCGTGAGACCAAGTGTGGACAACATTAACCTATGGTCACATCTAGGTGAGAGGCAGCTAGTTGCATAAAGAGGACAGCAAAATATGAAACATAAAACTTACATCCATTGAACCTCTTGAAGCAAGAAAATCTTGATCCTTGTCATTTATTTCATAGTCGAAACTAAGCTCTCCATCATCACTGCAATCATCCTGGTCAGAGCTGTAATCATCGTTGTCAGATGCATCATCCTCAAGACCACTAAACTGGTAGTCAATGTGCTGCTTCTCAGCTATTGCTTTTACATGAGGTTCGAGTGCCTCAAGACACTTCAACCCTCTCCTGAAAAAGCTTAACTACAGTCCAAAGAACAGTCTGATAGTTAGGTTATGTATTCACCCAATCGTTAGGCCAATTGACAGCGTTATGCAGGAAGAATTAGCCTACCTGAGCAGCATGATGTCGAGAAGCCTGCGTTAAAAGGCTATGGAATTGCCCTTGCCTCAATGATTTTAAGCGAAATATGAACAGTGCTGCATCTTCTTGGTACTCAGCGAGAGCACTTTGCAGTTGTTCTGCAGAGTATGTTTCAGCTTTGGAATGCCTTGACCTTCCCTTTTCTGTATAGGATGCCCTCATAGCTTCATATGCTTCTCTGTgatgaaaggaaaaaaaatattgGTAAAACAAAGTATCAATCATAGattagaaaagaaaaggttGATTTGAGTTGTATTTAAACCTTTTCATGTCGCATTGCTGCTTCATTTCCTGCAATGTTATGAAAGAAAACAAAATGTATAGCATGTCAGGATCTTACAGgactaaaaacaaaataaattaagggcatattttttttgaaagggcATATTGGGGGATTTGGATTGAACTATTGGTTCCTGTGTATTTTGTTATCAAGTTTGTCTTAAATACAATAGCTATCAGAGCAAATCCTTCTTCAATATAGGGGCTGAGTGCTTTATCTCCCTTAATCACGGAATATATCCTCCAAATGGAGTCATGGTCAACAATCTTCTAAAATCTAATATACACTTGGTAACAAGCAGCTAATATCTGCATATTGAATCATAATACAATTTCGTACAAATTCAAAGATAAATTTCATAGATCTAACCTCTACAGTCTGTAGCTCCTTGAGAAGAGACTCTGATGGGGTTGTGATAGTATAAATGATATTTGAGCGCTGGATAACCAGTGTATAAGCATGTCAGTTTCACATGTTCTAATGCATTAGTAACAACTAAAAAAATGTTATAACTATTTCAAGAATTTCATGCAAAACTCAACATGTTACATAATACCAAAGCTGATAACTTACATAAGTATCAACAAACTTTAGTAATTCAAATTGGACCTTTCCCAGCATCATCAGCACTCTACCTGCAGATAAGAGAAAATTATTATACCagagtttttttagaaaaaataaatagCACTACTTTTCATTCCCCCGGGACACAATTTCCTTTTACAATTTCTCATTAATACATTTTACAAACTACAGTTTGGAAAATATGAAACAATGGTTTCAAGAATATTTGTTCCCAGATTTTGAAGAGTTTTGACACAGGGATGCCAAAATGTCATTGAAAAAAGGATGGAGGGTGTTGTACACTTGTAAACATTGTAAATGCCTATAGAGAGCAGTAACTCCATGGACAAACACCAATTAGCTTACGGGATCACAACTGAAATTTTTAAGCTCAAAAAACCAAAGTTGTATCATGAACATGAAACATAATAAAATCAACTACATAAAGATTTGATCATTTTGGTCCTAAGATGCCAAAGGGTACACCTAGAAATGCACCATCAtcttatagtatatttataagAGAAAGAAAGATCTGGTACTGTAGTTTTATATGAATATATATCGGGAATGCCTAAAAAATTTTAGTCTTATTCAGTAAACTTCCATGACAGCTTAGTATATGTTTTAGGCAATAAATTTGTATGTGCTTACcactatcatcatcatcaccattgagTGCAGTTTTTGCGAGAAAGCAACCACCCAGTTCCTCAAGAGCCTCAGAAAACTCtgcataggccaacaagcacTCGGTTACAAACATGGGACACAACTGAGTAATTGCAAATAATTTAACATCTGAAGTAAGACTGTCAGTACCATATACACTATTTGTTGTAGCGGCTGCAGCTGAAATCAAGCCATCATAGCAGTTTCTCATGTCTTCCACCTCCTGCAGAGAAGTTGAGAACACTACTTCAGAGTCAATAACGCACAACCCACAAGCGGATGATTGTTCACCTCTTGGTCTCCT is a window encoding:
- the LOC8056795 gene encoding uncharacterized protein At2g33490 isoform X2 is translated as MKSPLRRLRGFGHHHPKERRGHEPPPAKLDELVCAAHEVEDMRNCYDGLISAAAATTNSVYEFSEALEELGGCFLAKTALNGDDDDSGRVLMMLGKVQFELLKFVDTYRSNIIYTITTPSESLLKELQTVEEMKQQCDMKREAYEAMRASYTEKGRSRHSKAETYSAEQLQSALAEYQEDAALFIFRLKSLRQGQFHSLLTQASRHHAAQLSFFRRGLKCLEALEPHVKAIAEKQHIDYQFSGLEDDASDNDDYSSDQDDCSDDGELSFDYEINDKDQDFLASRGSMDLDKRDVTNSPQPVKESMQEEVKQTKRNVMTPRVKPEFNTHSAPILAGNLPDPAEIFWQMKPSSAKHSYKLPMPVDDKDPRSVGAHRSHHSQQLESKPRVSANPWHSSPLMKDFRPGGHLKMPSSTERISTFSQSVSDYKKMKRESWSGPIPSRPGLSKPSSLNDHRSPMAQHLVMPGNLQCHSQQLSSLSPKVSPNMLPHPTKSPKISELHELPRPPANVESLRPSGLVGYSGPLVSKRQTQIPAATARVSPMASQTPSPLPLPPATLTRSYSIPSNSQRIPIITVDRLLEARNSRDGSDISSPPLTPLSLTDLSQQQGTKTTTSRTRMNGAL
- the LOC8056795 gene encoding uncharacterized protein At2g33490 isoform X1 gives rise to the protein MMQDFIKYLFSDKLTMAMASRALLTHIGWRLMFTKSYILNVSLLREWDHVQFVASTQLKCKRRPRGEQSSACGLCVIDSEVVFSTSLQEVEDMRNCYDGLISAAAATTNSVYEFSEALEELGGCFLAKTALNGDDDDSGRVLMMLGKVQFELLKFVDTYRSNIIYTITTPSESLLKELQTVEEMKQQCDMKREAYEAMRASYTEKGRSRHSKAETYSAEQLQSALAEYQEDAALFIFRLKSLRQGQFHSLLTQASRHHAAQLSFFRRGLKCLEALEPHVKAIAEKQHIDYQFSGLEDDASDNDDYSSDQDDCSDDGELSFDYEINDKDQDFLASRGSMDLDKRDVTNSPQPVKESMQEEVKQTKRNVMTPRVKPEFNTHSAPILAGNLPDPAEIFWQMKPSSAKHSYKLPMPVDDKDPRSVGAHRSHHSQQLESKPRVSANPWHSSPLMKDFRPGGHLKMPSSTERISTFSQSVSDYKKMKRESWSGPIPSRPGLSKPSSLNDHRSPMAQHLVMPGNLQCHSQQLSSLSPKVSPNMLPHPTKSPKISELHELPRPPANVESLRPSGLVGYSGPLVSKRQTQIPAATARVSPMASQTPSPLPLPPATLTRSYSIPSNSQRIPIITVDRLLEARNSRDGSDISSPPLTPLSLTDLSQQQGTKTTTSRTRMNGAL